The following are encoded together in the Lepidochelys kempii isolate rLepKem1 chromosome 7, rLepKem1.hap2, whole genome shotgun sequence genome:
- the C7H3orf62 gene encoding LOW QUALITY PROTEIN: uncharacterized protein C3orf62 homolog (The sequence of the model RefSeq protein was modified relative to this genomic sequence to represent the inferred CDS: deleted 2 bases in 1 codon), with amino-acid sequence MAGGLCPEEDAVVLGTTGPGTEVMAGETAPEEGTLASRANPQEASRRCCSGEMSEKLRRCRKELTAAIDRAFEDLTAPFCHSEDCINKQNSDLQTDTPSSLPQMNRGSYRRDPTSTLSSYFDQSAAVSCVLEKKNPVFIPNLIPVSIAQNPLCPKREPLTSKENTWLRSSVFVPDRQLPRTLGDSERWRKGHASKDAERCTKSEANVAVHAVPRDIPQALPDTPGNPNSLGIEELSGQLALVNELSRVHRHSGEPPLTDHVLAIFMDASSSSETRHRRPNIEDEEIIQTVLDLEEDYSTAISALHQLN; translated from the exons ATGGCTGGAGGGctctgtcctgaagaggacgccgTGGTCCTTGGAACGACA GGTCCAGGAACAGAAGTGATGGCGGGTGAGACAGCACCAGAAGAGGGCACACTGGctagcagagctaatccccaggaagccagcaggaggtgctgcagtg GTGAGATGTCAGAAAAACTAAGGAGATGCAGGAAGGAACTGACTGCAGCTATAGACAGGGCATTTGAAGATCTCACAGCTCCTTTCTGTCACTCAGAAGACTGCATCAATAAACAGAATTCAGACTTGCAGACAGACACACCTTCCTCCTTGCCCCAAATGAATAGAGGTAGTTACAGAAGAGATCCTACTTCTACCTTATCTTCCTACTTCGACCAGTCTGCAGCAGTCTCCTGTGTGCTGGAAAAAAAGAATCCTGTCTTCATACCAAACCTTATTCCAGTAAGCATTGCCCAAAATCCCTTATGCCCAAAGAGAGAACCTTTGACAAGTAAGGAAAATACTTGGCTACGTTCTTCCGTTTTTGTGCCTGATAGACAACTTCCAAGAACTCTGGGGGACAGCGAGAGATGGAGGAAAGGGCATGCAAG CAAAGATGCTGAAAGATGCACGAAGTCAGAAGCAAACGTAGCAGTCCATGCTGTCCCCCGAGACATTCCACAGGCTCTTCCTGACACACCTG GGAACCCAAACAGTTTGGGTATAGAGGAGTTATCAGGACAGCTGGCCCTAGTGAATGAGTTAAGCAGAGTTCACAGGCACTCAGGTGAGCCCCCCCTTACAGACCATGTTTTAGCCATCTTTATGGATGCGAGCAGCAGTTCTGAGACAAGGCACCGAAGGCCAAACATCGAGGATGAAGAGATTATCCAGACAGTTCTGGATTTGGAAGAGGATTACAGCACGGCCATCTCTGCTCTGCACCAGCTGAACTAG